One stretch of Halalkalicoccus sp. NIPERK01 DNA includes these proteins:
- the thrC gene encoding threonine synthase — translation MSLDLTDEEPPEAEDGVWLSCIECGDAIAPFEDVVYRCPACSGLLEVRYGDLPTFEDFSGRGVWRYDAALPVERGVTIEEGATPLYEVPRLEGDLGVESLRIKHEGMNPTGSFKDRGMTVGVGVAHRLGADRLACASTGNTSAALAAYGGRAGMETLVLLPAGKVAAGKIAQASLHGARILEVDGNFDTCLDIVQDLASQGEAYLLNSLNPFRLEGQKTIGFEILERHREEYGAFPDRIVLPVGNAGNTAALYKCFRELVRSGSLAESEVPKLTGVQAEGAAPMVEAVENGWDEVKRWEEVETRATAIRIGNPVNAPKALPGIRATGGTAVAVSDGETTDAQRALASEGIGVEPASAASVAGLRKLREDGVVGSDDRVVCLTTGHLLKDPDAAAEAGVEPEPVPSDTAGVLEHLGE, via the coding sequence ATGAGTCTCGACCTCACCGACGAGGAGCCACCCGAAGCCGAGGACGGCGTCTGGCTGTCCTGTATCGAGTGTGGGGACGCGATCGCCCCCTTCGAGGACGTCGTCTACCGGTGTCCCGCCTGTTCGGGGCTGCTCGAGGTCCGCTACGGCGACCTGCCGACGTTCGAGGATTTCTCCGGACGCGGCGTCTGGCGCTACGACGCGGCGCTGCCCGTCGAGCGGGGGGTCACCATCGAGGAGGGCGCGACGCCGCTGTACGAGGTTCCTCGACTCGAAGGCGACCTCGGCGTCGAATCGCTCCGGATCAAACACGAGGGGATGAATCCTACAGGCTCTTTCAAGGACCGGGGCATGACCGTCGGCGTCGGGGTCGCCCATCGGTTGGGTGCCGACCGACTGGCCTGCGCTTCCACCGGAAACACCAGCGCCGCCCTCGCCGCGTACGGCGGCCGGGCGGGGATGGAGACGCTCGTCCTCCTCCCCGCGGGGAAGGTCGCGGCGGGCAAGATCGCACAGGCGAGCCTCCACGGCGCGCGCATCCTCGAAGTCGACGGGAACTTCGACACCTGTCTCGACATCGTGCAGGATCTGGCGAGCCAAGGCGAGGCCTACCTGCTCAACTCGCTGAACCCCTTCCGATTGGAGGGGCAGAAGACGATCGGCTTCGAGATCCTCGAACGTCACCGCGAGGAATATGGAGCCTTTCCCGACCGGATCGTCCTCCCCGTCGGGAACGCGGGCAACACCGCGGCGCTCTATAAGTGCTTCCGGGAACTCGTCCGGTCGGGATCGCTCGCCGAGAGCGAGGTCCCCAAACTCACCGGCGTGCAGGCCGAAGGGGCCGCGCCGATGGTCGAGGCCGTCGAGAACGGGTGGGACGAGGTGAAACGCTGGGAGGAGGTCGAGACGCGGGCGACGGCCATCAGAATCGGCAACCCGGTGAACGCGCCCAAGGCGCTGCCGGGGATCCGCGCGACCGGCGGCACCGCGGTCGCCGTCTCTGATGGGGAAACCACCGACGCCCAGCGCGCGCTTGCAAGCGAGGGGATCGGCGTCGAACCCGCCTCGGCGGCGAGCGTCGCGGGCCTGCGGAAACTACGCGAGGACGGAGTGGTAGGGAGCGACGACCGCGTGGTCTGTCTGACGACCGGTCATCTACTAAAAGACCCCGACGCGGCGGCCGAAGCCGGGGTAGAGCCCGAACCCGTGCCGAGCGATACAGCGGGCGTGTTGGAACACCTCGGCGAATGA